The Pelosinus sp. IPA-1 genome includes the window AGGAGATGTCTAAGGCCATTCTGCAATTAGGTTATCAGCCTGTATTTAAGGATTGGCAAGCGATATGACAGTAAAATATAGAAACTTATTTGAGAAAGCATTAGGTATGGCTCTAGGAGAGAACAATTTAGAAAAGATCCAACAGATTACGGTAGGTATCGGTGGAGCTGGGGGACTAGGTTCCAACTGTGCAGTGAATTTAGTGCGTAGTGGTTTTAGCAATTTTGTAATTGTAGACTTTGATACAATTGAGTTTTCTAATCTTAATCGGCAGTTTTATTTTTACAATCAAGTTGGTAAGTCTAAGGTAACGACCTTAAGGGAGAACTTACTGGCAATTAATCCTGCTATACAAGTAGAAATCTTGCAGGAGCGAATAGAGGAACACAATGTTGCTGCCCTGTTTAAAGATTGCCATATTATTGTTGAAGCCTTTGATCAAGCAAACTATAAGAAAATGATTGTAGAAGAATACCTACAGTCTGAAAAATTTATTGTATCTGCTTCTGGTCTCGCAGGTTATGCGGATAGTGATGAAATAAAAACTCATAAAATCAAAGAAAACTTATATGTTGTCGGTGATTTATCCTCTGCTGTCGGCAAGGAGCTGCCACCCTGTGCACCTAGAGTCAGTATTGCGGCAGCAAAACAGGCAAATCTTATTTTACAATTTGTGTTAAATAACCTCTAATGTCAAAAGGATAGAGGAAAGGTGGGGTGATTGTATGGATAGGAATTATTCCTTACCCAATGATTTATACTGTATTACAGCGGAAGACTTTTCCTTAGGTCGAAGCAATATCGAAGTAGTAAAACAATGGATTGACGCTGGTATTAAAATAGTTCAATACCGAGAAAAAGATAAAAGTATGAAATTGAAATATCAAGAGTGTAAAATCATTCGAAGGTTAACAAAAGAAACGGGCGTATTTTTTATTGTTAATGATGATATTGATTTGGCAATGATGGTGCAAGCTGACGGAGTACATATTGGACAAGATGATTTTCCTCTTGCGGCAGTTAGAGAATTGGTGGGGGATATGAGGATTGGGATATCAACTCATTCGCCTCAGCAAGCCCAAGAGGCTGTTGCTTCAGGCGCCGATTATATTGGGGTAGGGCCAATTTTTAAAACTTCCACAAAAAAGAATGTGTGCCAGCCAGTTGGACTAGAATATTTAGATTATGTAGTTAAGAATATACCCATTCCCTTTGTTGCAATTGGAGGGATAACAGAAAGTAACGTAGCAGAGGTTGTTAAAACAGGAGCAAAATGTATTGCTATGGTTACAGAAATAACGAAAGCTCATGATATGGGTGATAAGATTCGTAAGGTTAGAACAATAATAAAAAGTATGGGAGAGAATATATAATGACATATACGACACAAATGGATGCAGCAAAAAAAGGAATTGTAACAAAAGAAATGAGCGTAGTAGCTGCTAAAGAAAACATGGATGTAAAAAAACTAATGGATTTAGTGGCACAAGGAAAGGTTGCTATACCAGCTAACAAAAATCATACATCTTTGCAAGCGGCAGGCGTTGGGGAAGGGCTTAGTACAAAAATTAATGTCAACTTAGGTGTATCAGAGGATTGCTGTGATATTGAGCAGGAAATCTGCAAAGTAAAGAAAGCTATCGAACTAAAGGCTGATGCTATTATGGATTTAAGCTGCTTTGGTAAAACCAGGGAGTTTCGTCGTAGATTAATCGAGTTTTCGCCTGCGATGATTGGTACGGTTCCTATGTATGATGCGGTTGGTTTTTTAGATAAGGAATTAAAAAATATTACAGCAGAAGAATTCTTATCCGTTGTTGAGAGACATGCAGAAGATGGTGTAGATTTTATGACCATCCATGCTGGACTCAATCGAGAAACAGCAGGTAAGGTTAAGTTAGAGAAAAGGTTAACTAATATTGTATCTAGAGGTGGGTCGTTGCTTTTTGCTTGGATGGAACTAAACAATCAAGAAAATCCTTTCTACGAGCACTATGATCGAGTGTTAGATATTTGTGCTAAATATGACGTTACTATTAGTTTAGGAGATGCCTGTAGACCAGGTTGCATAAATGATGCGACCGACGCAGCGCAAATTCAAGAATTGATTGTATTAGGAGAATTAACAAAAAGAGCTTGGGCAAAAAATGTGCAAGTGATTGTTGAGGGGCCTGGTCATATGCCGCTAAATCAGATTACAGGTAATGTGATGTTGCAGAAGAAGTTGTGCCATGGTGCGCCTTTTTACGTCTTAGGACCCCTCGTTACAGACGTTGCACCTGGCTATGACCATATTACCAGTGCGATCGGAGGAGCGATTGCTGCTGCTGCTGGAGCCGATTTCCTATGCTATGTAACACCAGCAGAACATTTGCGTCTGCCAACGATGGAAGATATGAAGGAAGGTATCGTTGCTTCTAGAATCGCTGCTCATGCTGCTGATATTGCCAAAGGAGTGCCAGGGGCTAAGGAATGGGATAATCAGATGAGCCAAGCTCGTGCCGATATTGATTTTGATAAAATGATTGAACTATCCATTGATCCCGAAAAATCAGGAAGATATCGTAGAGAGTCATTACCTGAACATAGTGATACCTGCACCATGTGTGGCAAAATGTGCGCCATGAAAACTATGAAAAAAATATTAAATGGAGAAGAAGTAGACATTTAAATGAGTAAAAAGGAGGGTCTTTCACGAATGGTTCGTGAAAGACCCTCCTTTTTTCCAGGATCAGAAAGTATAACACTTTCTTGGTTCCAAGTAAGAACGACTAAGGCTTCTGCCTGCGTCCGAGGACTTGGCACAAGCCAAGTCTTTTCTTATTAATCTAGAAGTGCCTTAAGATGTTCTTCAATTTCTTCGCGACTTACCGCACCTCGAATGGTTTTCATAATATTGCCTGCTTTATAAAAATGGAGAGTAGGTATGCTCATTACATTAAATTGGTGAGTAAGACTGCGATTTTCAGAAGTATCTACCTTGCAAAACTTTATTTTTCCGTCATATTCTGCTGCCAACTCTTCAAATATAGGCATTAATCTTTTGCAGGGAATACATCTTGGGCCCCAAAAATCCAGCAATACTGGTAGTTGGCTTTTCAATACCTCTTGTTTGAAGTTTTCCTTAGTAATTTCAATAATCTCCATAAATTGATTACCTCCTTAAGTTGTTTTCCATAGACTCAGGAAAATATTCTTCTATATATTTTTCCGCATGGTAGGCGGCAATTGCTCCGTCGCTTACTGCGGTAACTACCTGTCGTAACAGCTTTTGCCTTACATCACCTACTGCGTAAACTCCTGGGATATTGGTGCGCATAAAATCATCTGTTTTGATATAACCTTCCTCTGTAAGTTCGATAAGGTTTCTTACAAAATGAGTATTTGGCTCATTCCCAACATAAATAAATACCCCGTCAATAGGTAGCTCGATTTTTTGCTCTGTTTCTAGGTTTTTTAGGATTACTTTTTTTACAGTTTCTTCGCCTAAAATTTCTTCGATCACCGTATTCCAGATAAGTTCTATCTTGGGATTTGACAATGCTCTTTCTTGAATAAGTTTTGTAGCACGCAAGGCGTTTCTTCTGTGGATGATAGTCACCTTATCAGCAAATCTTGTTAGATAACATGCTTCCTCCACTGCGGCGTTACCACCACCTACAACAACTATATTAGCGCCTTCAAAAAAAGCACCATCACAAGTAGCACAGTAAGAAACACCTCGTGACCGAAAAGTGTTTTCGCCAGGGCAATTCAGGTATCTTGGAGTGGCGCCGGTAGCAATAATTATTGTTTTACTAGCGAAAGTCCCTTTTGTGGTGTTAACAATATGGTATTTATCCATTGTCTCCAAGGAATGTACTTTAGCGATTAAATTCTTTGCCCCAAATCGTTGGGCTTGCTCTTCCATTTGCGTTGATAGTTCAAAGCCATTAATGCCTTGGGAAAATCCAGGATAGTTTTCAACTTCCTCAGTAGTAGCTACTTGCCCACCTATTCCTAGGCTTTCGATATATAGTGTATCTAACTTACTTCTGGCACTGTATAAGGCCGAGGTTAAGCCAGCAGGCCCAGCACCAATGATGATGACATCATAGGATTGCATGGAAAATCTCCTTTTTATATATTATTTTTGCTGGTTTAGTATGGTTGCAGAACCCTTTAAGTAATGAAAATAGTAATATTTTATAACAAGAAATCTACATGGTAATGCGTGGTATTGGAAATACTAGCAAGGGCACATGAGATACATAAAATTTTCTGTAAGGAATTTCTTAATATTATATTCAAGTAGTACGGTAAAGAAAACTTGTCACACTATAGTTTTAAATTCCACAGAAAAGGGTGGATCTTAGAATGGAATATGTCTTACTTTTACTCAGCATTATTATGATTAATCTTCTGCTTAGTGGTGATAACGCGCTGGTAATTGCGTTAGCGAGCCGCAACCTGCCAATCGAACAACAAAAAAAAGCAATGCTGTGGGGAAGTATTGGTGCGATTGTTCTCAGAGTTGCGTTAACTTTTATTGCGGTATTTATACTTAACATACCCTATTTACAAGCACTTGGTGGTTTTATGCTGCTTTGGATCGCAATCAAACTTGTGGCTGATCAAAAGGGACCTACTTTTTTAGAGGGCAAGAAAAATTTATGGGATACGATTAAGACGATCATAGCCGCAGACTTTGTCATGAGTCTTGATAATGTTATTGCTATCGCAGGCGTAGCAAAAGGGAAGATTAGTTTATTGATAATTGGACTAGCAATTAGCATTCCAATTATTGTGTGGGGAAGTAAGCTTGTGGGGATGCTGATTCGAAAATGGCCATCGGTCATACTAATCGGTGCATTTTTTTTAGGGTGGACAGCTGGTGAAATGATTTTCTCTGACAAAAGAATAGTTCTGGTAGTGAGTCAGTATTTGTGGATGGATAAAATTTTTTCTGGGATTTGTGGCTTGCTTGTTGTCTTTATTGGTAAAAGAATGAGATTTAAAAAAGATAAAAGTAGAAAATAAAGCCATTAAATCCGAACGATGAAGAAATATTTATGACAAACGTTCACATTTTGTTTGACAGTTTTTTCTCTATGCTATAAAATAAATAGCGTAAAGAAAATATAACTCGTATAATTTTGAGAATAAGGCTCAAGCGTTTCTACCGGACGACCGTAAATTGTCTGACTACGGGTGAAAGTGTACCTAGGGTTCCGCATAACCAAAACAGATTATGTTCTGTTTTTTTATGGTCCGTGACCAAGTGGTACAGGCACTATGGCAGTGCTACACCGATGGGATAAAAACCCGGGCGGGGAGGTTTCGCTCATTACCTGATGCGATCCTCCCTGCCCGGGTTATTCTTTTACAATGGAGGTGATATTACAGAGTTAACACGGTAAAGAAGTTACTTTCTAGATAAGGAGCGGCTCTTTTCATGTGTTCTACTAATTACATAAAAAAACAGTTTTTGCATGGTGTTAGTGTGTGTTATAAAAATATTATATTGAGGGAGAGGCATATATGTTAGAAAAATTATTTAAATTAAGTGAACGTAATACCAACGTACAGACAGAGGTAATGGCTGGTATTACTACATTTATGACGATGGCCTATATTTTATTTGTAAATCCTAGTATCTTAGGATCCGCTGGAATGGATAAGAATGCAGTATTACTAGCCACTGCAATCGGTTCAGCAGCCGTTACTATTATGATGGGGTTATTTGTTAATTACCCGATTGCTTTAGCG containing:
- the thiF gene encoding sulfur carrier protein ThiS adenylyltransferase ThiF, translating into MTVKYRNLFEKALGMALGENNLEKIQQITVGIGGAGGLGSNCAVNLVRSGFSNFVIVDFDTIEFSNLNRQFYFYNQVGKSKVTTLRENLLAINPAIQVEILQERIEEHNVAALFKDCHIIVEAFDQANYKKMIVEEYLQSEKFIVSASGLAGYADSDEIKTHKIKENLYVVGDLSSAVGKELPPCAPRVSIAAAKQANLILQFVLNNL
- a CDS encoding TerC family protein, whose product is MEYVLLLLSIIMINLLLSGDNALVIALASRNLPIEQQKKAMLWGSIGAIVLRVALTFIAVFILNIPYLQALGGFMLLWIAIKLVADQKGPTFLEGKKNLWDTIKTIIAADFVMSLDNVIAIAGVAKGKISLLIIGLAISIPIIVWGSKLVGMLIRKWPSVILIGAFFLGWTAGEMIFSDKRIVLVVSQYLWMDKIFSGICGLLVVFIGKRMRFKKDKSRK
- the trxA gene encoding thioredoxin encodes the protein MEIIEITKENFKQEVLKSQLPVLLDFWGPRCIPCKRLMPIFEELAAEYDGKIKFCKVDTSENRSLTHQFNVMSIPTLHFYKAGNIMKTIRGAVSREEIEEHLKALLD
- the trxB gene encoding thioredoxin-disulfide reductase translates to MQSYDVIIIGAGPAGLTSALYSARSKLDTLYIESLGIGGQVATTEEVENYPGFSQGINGFELSTQMEEQAQRFGAKNLIAKVHSLETMDKYHIVNTTKGTFASKTIIIATGATPRYLNCPGENTFRSRGVSYCATCDGAFFEGANIVVVGGGNAAVEEACYLTRFADKVTIIHRRNALRATKLIQERALSNPKIELIWNTVIEEILGEETVKKVILKNLETEQKIELPIDGVFIYVGNEPNTHFVRNLIELTEEGYIKTDDFMRTNIPGVYAVGDVRQKLLRQVVTAVSDGAIAAYHAEKYIEEYFPESMENNLRR
- the thiE gene encoding thiamine phosphate synthase; this translates as MDRNYSLPNDLYCITAEDFSLGRSNIEVVKQWIDAGIKIVQYREKDKSMKLKYQECKIIRRLTKETGVFFIVNDDIDLAMMVQADGVHIGQDDFPLAAVRELVGDMRIGISTHSPQQAQEAVASGADYIGVGPIFKTSTKKNVCQPVGLEYLDYVVKNIPIPFVAIGGITESNVAEVVKTGAKCIAMVTEITKAHDMGDKIRKVRTIIKSMGENI
- the thiC gene encoding phosphomethylpyrimidine synthase ThiC; the protein is MTYTTQMDAAKKGIVTKEMSVVAAKENMDVKKLMDLVAQGKVAIPANKNHTSLQAAGVGEGLSTKINVNLGVSEDCCDIEQEICKVKKAIELKADAIMDLSCFGKTREFRRRLIEFSPAMIGTVPMYDAVGFLDKELKNITAEEFLSVVERHAEDGVDFMTIHAGLNRETAGKVKLEKRLTNIVSRGGSLLFAWMELNNQENPFYEHYDRVLDICAKYDVTISLGDACRPGCINDATDAAQIQELIVLGELTKRAWAKNVQVIVEGPGHMPLNQITGNVMLQKKLCHGAPFYVLGPLVTDVAPGYDHITSAIGGAIAAAAGADFLCYVTPAEHLRLPTMEDMKEGIVASRIAAHAADIAKGVPGAKEWDNQMSQARADIDFDKMIELSIDPEKSGRYRRESLPEHSDTCTMCGKMCAMKTMKKILNGEEVDI